Within the Anaerotignum faecicola genome, the region CCATACCAAACAGACCTGTAAGCCACATCCAGAATACAGCACCGGGGCCGCCTGCGCCGATTGCAGTTGCAACACCTACGATATTACCGGTACCGATGGTAGCCGCAAGTGCTGTTGCCAGCGCACCGAAGCCCGATACGTCACCGCTTGCCTCCGAATCCGGTGTAACGGAAAGCTTAATCGCTGTAATGGTTTTTCTCTGAATGATTCTTGTTCTGAATGTCAGATAAACGTGTGTACCTACCAACAGGATCAGCATGACAGGCCCCCACACAAAGCCATTGATTTTTGTTACAAAAGCGTTAAAAGTTTCTAACATACCTACTTCCCTCCTCTTTTCTTTTAAAAAAGATGATCTTCCTTTTTTTGCATCAGCATCGAAATCAGAGTTGCGCGCGTTTCTGTTTTTCAAAAATACTCATACATCATTCCATTCGGAACACACCTATATGATACATAAAAAATGACTATAACGCAAGATATTTTTTGATAATTTTCAATTTTTTTCCATTTTTAACATAACTTTTTATATGTTATATCTATTAAAACTGTTGATTTTATCTGTTTTTTATGCACTTCGACATCAACAAAAAGACATCTGTCCGTTAAGAAAACGTGAATTTATTTCGTTCAGCGGATAAACAGAAATCCATTTAAACATTGAGAAATCAACATTTTCCGATGTTTTTATAAAAGCAACGACAAAATTCACATTTTACCGATATTGTTATATTGCACAAAAATTTTTTACGTTTTCTTAACACTGTATGCAAAAAACAGAGCACTCCTATTCCCGCTATATACGCCTCTCTTTCGACCCAAGCTCCAATAATCCAATCAGGCTCCGGAACGCCATGCAAAGTCATTGATGGCGCACTTATGAAACGTCTCCATTTCCTTTCCCTCCTTTTTTGAAAATATCGGAATGCTGTCCGAAGTGTTTCTGCTTCGGTATACTTGGAATTTATTCGTTTTCCGCGAGAAATATGCCATCTGCGCCCGTTCAGATTGTATTAAAAAACGGAAGAAACCCTTTTTTGAGGTTTCCTCCGCTTTTATAGGTGCTATGCTTACAGCTCTTTGTTTTCTTCTTCCACAATGGCTTCTGCGATTTCCTGCTCATCCGCTTCTTCTGCTTCCTCATCTGTATCTGTATCTTCGGTTTCCTCATCCTTCGGCTCACGCATCAGGCGCAGTGCCACAACCAGAATTACAACGGCAACCACAATCTGCGGAATCGTATGGCTAAGTGCCCATGCGAAATCGGGGATATAGAAAAACCGCTCCATCAAGTACATTGCCTGCTTCCACAGCTCGGAAAGGGCAATCAGGAGCAATACAAAGCCGAACACGCGGCGGTGCTTGGGACTGCATTTCCAGTCTCTGTCCAAATTTACATAATCCGCAAAAATAAATCTGTCTTCAACTGTCGCAAATTCCTCTTCCGTCATGCGCCGCAGGTTATGCGTGTGAAAAAAGCTGTAGCACCATACAATCGGGCAGATAAAGAAGATCAATTCCTCAAAGCCCAGCCATGCCGCTAAGGCAATCGTACCAAAAAACAACCCCATCAGGCTGACTCCCTGCCGATACAGCCCCATGTACATCTCCCCTGCCCCCGGGCAGCAGGAAAATACCAGTGTGAAAAAACGATTCTTTTGATTGGTCATAAAAAACGCCTCCTATTGCTTGTTCTTTCTTCATCTGCATCTATCATAGCAGAGAAGTTTTAGACTTTCTTTCAGCAATGTTTAAGGTTTCTTAAAGAATCGCAGAATATTTTCGCAATAAAAAAAGAATCGCAAGCGACTCTTTTTCTATAACCACCTTATTCTTCTGCTTCCGCTTCAAATTCCGCTGCCTTTTCGCCGCCGGGGAGGAATTTCTCAATCTCCGCCCAAAGCTCCTCCACGCCCGTTTTCTTCTCGCCGGAGAAGGGAATCAGCACATCCTGCGGCTGTAATTTCAGCGTTTTCCGAATCACCGCAAGCTGCTTTGGAATCTGGCTGCGGTTCAGCTTATCGGATTTTGTTGCCGCAATGATGATATCAAAGCCGAAATGCTTCAGCCAGTCATACATCATAATATCGTTTTTCCCCGGCTCGTGGCGAATATCAATCAGCAAGATAATCGCGCGTAGCTCCTCTCTGCGTGTCAGATACTCCTCCATCATCTGTCCCCATTTTGCCACCTCGGATTTCGGCACCTTCGCATAGCCATAGCCCGGCAGGTCAACCACATACATCATATCATTCACACCGTAAAAATTGATGGTGCGTGTTTTTCCGGGCTGAGAGCTGGTTCTTGCCAGTGCCTTTCTGCCCAGAATCGCATTGATGAGAGTAGATTTTCCAACATTGGATTTTCCAGCGAAGGCAATCTCAGGCTTGCCATCCATAGGATAATGCGAAAAATTCGTCCCGATATATTTCAAATCACATTGCTTTACCTTCATGCGTCTTTTTCTCCCTTCACCAATGCCGTCTGCAATACATCCTCCATGGTTTCCGCCAGAACGAACTGCATCCCGTCCTTGATTTCGTCCATAATTTCATCTAAGTCCTTTTCATTTTCCTTGGGCAAAATCACGGTTTTAATACCGACCTTTTTCGCCGCAAGCACCTTTTCCTGTAAACCGCCAATGGGCAGCACTCTGCCACGAATCGTAATTTCCCCTGTCATGGCAACATCATTGCGCACCCTTCTTCCCGTCAGTGCGGAAATGATTGCCGTTGCCATCGTTACGCCTGCGGAGGGCCCATCCTTGGGCGTTGCCCCCTCAGGAATGTGGATATGTATGTCCTTCTTCTTGTAAAAATCAGGCTCCAGCTGAAAGCGTTCATTCTGAGAGCGAATGTAGCTGACAGCCGCTTCCGCAGATTCCGTCATCACCTTTCCCAGATTGCCCGTCACGCGGAATTTGCCTTCCCCTGGCATGCAGTTTACCTCAACGGAAAGCGTTGTGCCGCCGACTCTTGTCCATGCCAGACCACGCACAATGCCGACCTGCGGCTCTTTGTAAATCGTATCCGGCATGAATTTTCTTGTGCCTAAAATATCCTCCAGATTTTTCTTCGTAACCGTCAAGGATTTTCTTTCGCCCGAAAGAATCATCTTCACCGCCTTACGGCAAACCTCGCCAATGGTGCGTTCCAGCTGACGCACGCCCGCTTCTCTGGTATAGCCGTCGATGATTTCCTCCATGGCATCCGCTTTTATTTTCAGCTGCTTTGCGGTCAGTCCATGGCGTTTTCTCTGCTTTTCAAGCAAATGCTCCTCTGCGATGTGCAGCTTTTCCTGCGCGGTATAGCTGGAAAGCTCTATTATCTCCATTCTGTCGCACAGAGGCCCCGGAATGGTATCCAGACTATTTGCCGTACACATAAACAATACCTTCGATAAATCATACGGCAGCTCTACAAAATGGTCACGGAAGGTGCTGTTCTGCTCGCCATCCAGAACCTCAAGCAATGCCGCCGCAGGGTCGCCATTATAGGAAACACCAAGCTTGTCCACCTCGTCCAGAAGCATCAGCGGATTGATGGTGCCTGCCTGCTTCATGGCATTGATGATGCGTCCGGGCATTGCGCCGATATAGGTCTTTCTGTGTCCGCGGATTTCCGCTTCATCCTTCACGCCGCCCAAGGACATCCGCACATAGTTACGGTTGAGTGCCTTCGCAACGGAACGCGCGATTGAGGTTTTCCCGACCCCGGGAGGACCGACCAGACAAAGGATGGTTGCATGCTCCTCCGGTGCATTTTTGCGGACAGCAAGGTATTCCAGAATACGCTCCTTCACCTTTTTCATACCGTAATGATCCTCATCCAGAATTTTTTCTGCTTCCGCTAAATCAAAGGATTCCTCTGTCGTTTCTGTCCATGGCAGGGAAAGCAGGGTTTCGATATAGGTTCTGGAAACATTCGATTCGGGAGAGGTTACGGGAATCTTGAGCATGCGGTCGATTTCCTTTTCAATCGTATCCCGAACATGCGCAGGGGGATTTTTTTCATCCAGCTGTGTGCGGTATTTCGCCGCATCTGCGCCAACGCCGTCCTTGTCACCCAATTCCTCCTGAATTACCTTCATTTCCTCGCGGAGATAATATTCCCTCTGGTTCTTGTCGATTCTCTGCTTTGTTTTGTTTTCGATTTCGCGCTTGATTTGCAAAACCTGACACTCGTGCTGCATGGTAGTAATCACCATTTCCAGACGTTCATAGGGATTCAGCCGCTCCAGAAATTCCTGCTTTCTGTTGTAGGCGAGCTCCATCCCTGCGGCAATGACATCCGCAAGCGCACCGGGTCTTTTCGCCGCTACCACATTGCCCATCAGATCCAGTGCGGCAGTATTATTCGCCAGCTTCAGATAATTATCATATTCCTCCACCGCAATTTTCATAATTGCCTGCTCCTGCTCGCTGGGCTCTTCCTCAAAATCCTGCGCAATGGTCGTAATTTCGGCATAATCGCAGTTTTTCACATGGATATTCAAAAGTCTGCCGCGGTTTTTCCCCTCCACCACAACATGTGTCAGATTGCCGGGCAGCTTCAGCACCTGCTTCACCTCTGCCAGAACGCCGATGTCATATAAATCATTTCTGGAAGGATCAGGAATAACAGGGTCTTTCTGCGTTACCAGAAAAATTTCCTTTCCGTTTTCTTCTGCCGCCTGCAGCGCATCCAGAGATTTCTGTCTGCCTGCCGGAAAGCTGATTGCCATTCCTGGGAAAATGCTCATGCCTCGCAGTGCAATCATCGGCACAAGAATCGCTTGTTTCTTCTCCATTCTTTTCACCTCGTATATCAAAATCCTTATAAAAAGCTTTATTTTTTGTATTCATTCGGCGAAAATCCCCAAAAAAATCAAGGCTTCGCCTTAACTAAATAGTATACAATAAATCTCTCCTGCGGTCAAATCCCAGCTTTCTGTCGAAAAATAAAATCCCTGATTTTTCTTGTATTACTCATAAAAATATGATATACTATCAAAGATACTAATAAGATATGGTAATAAATTGGAAACGCACACTCCCTCCGGATGATAACGAACAACACATAAAGTTATGATTCAGGAGGATTTTTTATGCCAAAAAACAAATTTCAAGACGCTGTTTTCACCGCCATCATGGCAGCCGTAATGGTATACGGTATGATTGTGTACAATGTTGCATGGAATACAGACGGTGTTTCCACCATGACATTTCTTGCCGCACTGCATGAAATGCCAATCATGTTCCCGATTGCCTTTGTGCTGGAATTTTTTATCGTCGGCAAACTTGCAACGGCTCTTGCCTTTCAGGTAATGCGCCCCGATGACAGACCACAGCTGATTACCTTTGCAATCTCTATCTGCATCTGCTGTATCATGTGCCCTGTGATGAGTCTGATTGCCACAGTGCTTTTCAACAAACCTGATTTCTGCACATGGGTACAGACATGGGCACGCAACTTCCCCATGGCTATCTGCTATCAGCTGTTTTACTGCGGTCCCCTCGTGCGATTGATTTTCCGTACCATTTTCAGAGAAACCGAATAATTCGTTTCAAAAAAGCTCCACGCAGAACCTTCTCCCGCGCGGAGCTTTTGCATTTCATTTTTACCCGATTTCCTTTTCCTGCAAAAAATCAATTCCTTCCGAAAGTGCCGCGCCCTCAGAAAGAAACGCCGCACTGAGCAGCTCCTGCACTGTTGCAACAGAAATGACCTCTATTCCCAAATTGTGATAGCTTTCCTTCCAATTCTGTTTCGGAATCAAGACCTTCGTTGCACCTGCCTCCTTTGCCGCCGCAAGCTTCTGCTCCACGCCGCCAACAGGAAGCACCTGTCCATGCAGACCGATTTCCCCCGTCAGCGCAAGGGTATGGGCTACAGGTATTTCCGTAAAAGCGGAATAAATTGCAAGAAACATTGCTACCCCTGCGGAGGGCCCATCCACAGGAACCCCTCCGGGGAAATTCAGATGCACATGGAAATCCTGCGCAGAAAAGCCGAACTGTTCCAGCAGTGTAAGCACATTCTCCGCCGCAGAACGGGCATTGCTCTTGCGTTTCGCCGTTCCCTGCCCGTTTTTCAGCTCTTCCTCCTCTACGATGCCCGTCACCGTTAAGCCATTGCCGCCCTTCCGCACCACCGCTTC harbors:
- the lon gene encoding endopeptidase La, with protein sequence MEKKQAILVPMIALRGMSIFPGMAISFPAGRQKSLDALQAAEENGKEIFLVTQKDPVIPDPSRNDLYDIGVLAEVKQVLKLPGNLTHVVVEGKNRGRLLNIHVKNCDYAEITTIAQDFEEEPSEQEQAIMKIAVEEYDNYLKLANNTAALDLMGNVVAAKRPGALADVIAAGMELAYNRKQEFLERLNPYERLEMVITTMQHECQVLQIKREIENKTKQRIDKNQREYYLREEMKVIQEELGDKDGVGADAAKYRTQLDEKNPPAHVRDTIEKEIDRMLKIPVTSPESNVSRTYIETLLSLPWTETTEESFDLAEAEKILDEDHYGMKKVKERILEYLAVRKNAPEEHATILCLVGPPGVGKTSIARSVAKALNRNYVRMSLGGVKDEAEIRGHRKTYIGAMPGRIINAMKQAGTINPLMLLDEVDKLGVSYNGDPAAALLEVLDGEQNSTFRDHFVELPYDLSKVLFMCTANSLDTIPGPLCDRMEIIELSSYTAQEKLHIAEEHLLEKQRKRHGLTAKQLKIKADAMEEIIDGYTREAGVRQLERTIGEVCRKAVKMILSGERKSLTVTKKNLEDILGTRKFMPDTIYKEPQVGIVRGLAWTRVGGTTLSVEVNCMPGEGKFRVTGNLGKVMTESAEAAVSYIRSQNERFQLEPDFYKKKDIHIHIPEGATPKDGPSAGVTMATAIISALTGRRVRNDVAMTGEITIRGRVLPIGGLQEKVLAAKKVGIKTVILPKENEKDLDEIMDEIKDGMQFVLAETMEDVLQTALVKGEKDA
- the yihA gene encoding ribosome biogenesis GTP-binding protein YihA/YsxC, coding for MKVKQCDLKYIGTNFSHYPMDGKPEIAFAGKSNVGKSTLINAILGRKALARTSSQPGKTRTINFYGVNDMMYVVDLPGYGYAKVPKSEVAKWGQMMEEYLTRREELRAIILLIDIRHEPGKNDIMMYDWLKHFGFDIIIAATKSDKLNRSQIPKQLAVIRKTLKLQPQDVLIPFSGEKKTGVEELWAEIEKFLPGGEKAAEFEAEAEE
- a CDS encoding DUF2798 domain-containing protein codes for the protein MPKNKFQDAVFTAIMAAVMVYGMIVYNVAWNTDGVSTMTFLAALHEMPIMFPIAFVLEFFIVGKLATALAFQVMRPDDRPQLITFAISICICCIMCPVMSLIATVLFNKPDFCTWVQTWARNFPMAICYQLFYCGPLVRLIFRTIFRETE